One stretch of Bacillus sp. (in: firmicutes) DNA includes these proteins:
- a CDS encoding methyl-accepting chemotaxis protein, with translation MRRSLTWQLGIIIICIIFVSMIITSLSNYFVSYKKTTEAAGIEAVGCANITTGLVNPSDLLEAMRGNEEKTKMIENTINWTTEHKRLFDSHYILSLDGKILAADFNINQQGFKAGDKFYIDEKIVKRIIETKHPEYSSIYEFGGKKRLTGYAPIFKNHDPNQEIVALNAIDFDAKIVKERTWDSVKDSFALGLLPMIIACLITIYLIRRKTKPISQLIEYAKKIAEGDLSGSEIENKSKDEIGDLASALNFMFRNLRELICQIRSSTEMVASSANHLTAISEQSNYATKQITETMKEVASGVDKQTKNIEQTSKTVHDVSIGVDQIKNNAESVSYMAMEASDKATDGGQSIHNAVKQMNLVNQTFNGLADMVQGLGERSKEIGQIIEVITGIADQTNLLALNAAIEAARAGEHGRGFSVVAEEVRKLAEQSAHSAQEISRLISTIMEETKQVVQSMEVATHEVNYGIEVVNTAGNSFVSIEHSVNDVTTQIQEVTAAVQHMAVDAEQIVRSVEFIAEIAGETASGTREVAASSADQLSSVEGISSSAVALETMAKELQQLLSKFKV, from the coding sequence AGGGATTATCATAATCTGTATCATTTTTGTTTCTATGATTATTACCTCTTTATCTAATTATTTTGTAAGCTATAAAAAAACAACGGAAGCAGCAGGAATTGAGGCGGTTGGATGTGCCAACATCACAACTGGTCTTGTCAATCCTAGTGACCTTCTTGAAGCAATGCGCGGGAATGAAGAAAAAACAAAAATGATTGAAAATACAATTAATTGGACAACTGAACATAAACGACTTTTTGATTCACATTATATTTTAAGCCTTGACGGAAAGATTTTAGCAGCGGATTTTAATATTAACCAGCAAGGATTCAAAGCGGGGGATAAATTCTATATTGATGAGAAAATTGTTAAAAGAATTATAGAAACAAAACACCCTGAATATTCATCTATTTATGAATTTGGGGGCAAGAAGCGCCTTACTGGATATGCGCCAATATTCAAAAATCATGACCCGAATCAAGAAATTGTCGCATTAAACGCAATTGATTTCGACGCAAAAATTGTAAAAGAGAGAACATGGGATTCTGTTAAAGATAGTTTTGCTCTAGGTCTGTTGCCTATGATTATTGCATGCTTAATTACGATTTATTTAATTAGAAGAAAAACCAAACCTATTAGTCAATTAATTGAGTACGCCAAAAAAATTGCTGAAGGGGATTTATCCGGCTCAGAAATAGAGAATAAAAGTAAAGATGAGATTGGTGATTTAGCAAGTGCCTTAAATTTCATGTTTAGGAATCTTAGAGAATTAATCTGTCAAATAAGATCCAGCACTGAAATGGTCGCTTCATCAGCAAATCATTTAACTGCAATTTCGGAACAATCCAACTATGCTACAAAACAAATTACTGAAACAATGAAAGAGGTAGCAAGCGGTGTTGATAAACAAACTAAAAATATAGAGCAAACATCTAAAACCGTTCATGATGTGTCCATTGGTGTTGACCAAATAAAAAATAATGCTGAAAGTGTATCATATATGGCAATGGAAGCCTCTGACAAGGCAACAGATGGCGGACAATCGATTCATAATGCTGTAAAGCAAATGAATTTAGTCAATCAAACTTTTAATGGATTAGCAGATATGGTACAAGGTTTAGGAGAACGTTCAAAAGAAATTGGTCAGATCATTGAAGTTATAACAGGTATTGCTGACCAAACAAATTTATTAGCTCTGAATGCGGCGATTGAGGCTGCAAGAGCTGGAGAGCATGGTCGTGGATTTTCTGTAGTTGCTGAAGAAGTTCGAAAACTTGCTGAGCAGTCTGCACATTCAGCACAGGAAATTTCAAGATTAATCTCAACTATCATGGAAGAAACAAAGCAAGTCGTTCAATCAATGGAAGTTGCCACACATGAAGTAAATTACGGCATCGAAGTAGTCAATACAGCGGGAAATTCCTTCGTTAGCATTGAGCATTCTGTCAATGATGTTACGACACAAATACAAGAAGTTACCGCAGCTGTTCAACATATGGCTGTCGATGCAGAACAAATTGTTAGATCAGTCGAGTTTATTGCGGAAATTGCAGGAGAAACAGCATCAGGTACACGAGAGGTAGCTGCATCTTCTGCGGATCAATTATCAAGTGTCGAAGGAATTTCTTCGTCAGCAGTAGCATTAGAAACGATGGCCAAGGAATTGCAACAGCTATTAAGTAAGTTTAAAGTATGA
- a CDS encoding tRNA 2-thiocytidine(32) synthetase TtcA: MLLTLSNSDRKRLLSPIKKTILQYKMIEEGDRVAIGLSGGKDSSTLLYILTILREQLPFHFDLIPISLSLGFEDLDILPLKKFVEELGTKLYIKETNISQIVFDYKQEKNPCSLCANLRRGILFEYAASLNCNKLAYGHHLDDGIETFFMNLFYGGKLGVFKPITYLDRSNITLIRPMLAIEEKTIIHFVKAKNIPVIHNPCPADKNTKREEMKDLVKQLSTKYPDLRQNFMHGAMKIREEDFWKIDQKTRL; the protein is encoded by the coding sequence ATGCTTTTAACATTATCCAATTCTGATAGAAAACGGCTATTAAGTCCTATTAAGAAAACAATTTTACAGTACAAAATGATAGAAGAGGGGGATAGAGTAGCTATAGGCTTATCTGGCGGAAAAGATAGTTCAACTTTATTATATATATTAACCATTTTAAGAGAACAGCTTCCATTTCATTTTGATTTAATTCCGATTTCACTTTCACTAGGATTTGAGGATTTAGACATATTGCCCTTAAAAAAGTTCGTTGAAGAACTTGGGACTAAGCTCTACATAAAGGAAACGAACATTAGTCAAATTGTTTTTGATTATAAGCAAGAAAAAAACCCTTGTTCCTTATGTGCTAACTTAAGGAGAGGGATTCTTTTTGAATATGCAGCCTCATTAAATTGTAATAAATTAGCCTATGGGCACCATTTAGATGATGGTATTGAGACCTTTTTTATGAACCTTTTTTATGGAGGGAAATTAGGTGTTTTTAAACCCATAACATATTTGGATCGCTCTAACATTACCTTAATCCGTCCAATGCTTGCTATCGAAGAAAAGACAATTATACATTTTGTTAAAGCAAAAAACATCCCTGTCATCCATAACCCTTGTCCTGCTGATAAAAATACGAAACGTGAAGAAATGAAAGACCTTGTAAAGCAATTAAGTACGAAGTACCCTGATTTGCGGCAAAATTTTATGCACGGGGCTATGAAAATTCGAGAAGAGGATTTCTGGAAAATTGATCAAAAGACGAGATTGTAG
- a CDS encoding thiol-disulfide oxidoreductase DCC family protein, with protein MERIILFDGDCNFCDQSVQFIIKRDTKELFKFTSLQSDIGKELLNKHNAPENIDSFVLIEGDNCYFKSSAALRVCRNLKGAWKLPYILLVIPKPFRDLFYGIIAKNRYKWFGKKESCMLPSPEERTRFL; from the coding sequence ATGGAAAGAATTATTTTGTTTGATGGAGATTGTAATTTTTGTGATCAAAGCGTTCAATTCATCATAAAAAGAGACACGAAAGAACTTTTCAAATTCACTTCTTTACAAAGTGATATAGGAAAGGAACTATTGAATAAACATAATGCTCCAGAAAACATAGATAGTTTCGTTCTTATAGAAGGTGACAATTGCTATTTTAAGTCATCAGCAGCCCTTCGGGTTTGCAGAAACCTAAAAGGAGCGTGGAAGTTACCATATATCCTATTAGTTATTCCAAAACCTTTCAGAGACTTATTTTATGGAATTATCGCTAAAAATAGATATAAATGGTTCGGCAAAAAAGAAAGTTGTATGTTGCCTTCCCCAGAAGAAAGAACAAGGTTTTTATAA